Proteins from one Trichoplusia ni isolate ovarian cell line Hi5 chromosome 9, tn1, whole genome shotgun sequence genomic window:
- the LOC113497419 gene encoding endothelial lipase-like, translating into VYVGNQIDSYFSCRSNSEPEELNLPEDDHAFKSQYFNSSNHIKILTHGWLSSGKTGWLLKIKDAFIRTHDFNVIIVDWSELAKNPAYPWSAFSTRYVGKKTAKMIDAIASAYQIDGKYMHLIGHSLGSHVMGYSSLFSHQRIHRITGSLDPARPLFELPLMNKNCRLDKSDAEFVDIIHSCAGLYGYKRSHGHADFYPNNGKAKQPGCDGLQQVIGSDHIYLKYMLSANNSALRYYS; encoded by the exons GTTTATGTCGGTAACCAAATTGattcttatttttcttgtagAAGTAATTCAGAACCAGAAGAATTAAATCTTCCTGAAGATGATCACGCCTTTAAAAGCCAATACTTTAACTCTTCCAATCAcatcaaaatattaacacaCGGTTGGTTATCGAGTGGAAAAACAGGATGGCTCCTGAAAATAAAAGATGCGTTCATAAGAACACACGATTTCAACGTCATTATCGTAGACTGGAGTGAATTAGCAAAGAACCCAGCTTATCCATGGTCAGCTTTTAGTACCAGATATGTTGGCAAGAAAACAGCAAAAATGATAGATGCAATAGCAAGCGCATATCAAATAGATGGCAAATATATGCACCTGATAGGGCACAGTTTAGGGTCTCACGTTATGGGATACTCATCACTGTTTTCACATCAAAGAATTCACAGAATTACAGGTA GTCTGGACCCCGCACGCCCTCTCTTTGAACTGCcgttaatgaataaaaattgtcgTTTGGACAAAAGTGATGCAGAATTTGTTGACATAATTCACTCGTGCGCCGGACTCTATGGGTATAAGAGAAGTCATGGGCACGCCGATTTTTACCCCAACAACGGCAAAGCCAAACAACCAGGTTGTGACGGACTGCAGCAGGTTATAGGTAGtgatcatatttatttgaaatacatgCTCAGCGCAAATAATTCTGCGCTTCGTTACTATTCATGA